One genomic segment of Drosophila willistoni isolate 14030-0811.24 chromosome 2R unlocalized genomic scaffold, UCI_dwil_1.1 Seg200, whole genome shotgun sequence includes these proteins:
- the LOC111518517 gene encoding signal transducer and transcription activator-like, producing the protein MDKLSLRHDEIQKFLSDCQLDNFDNPRTMLISYSKLNLFSEEVLDSWNSSGPNFKSYHSRTFKLLLQLLNTLRDQAARIQICSQFIRKEKFYLMKLVCHVDVSTQILKIGSPIKATFRCLYVDDVNISEPNVHCCVVSDKQISILQGHSDAPEINGNLCVIGTEKLKYEDGKRCATFNELTIDRIHQFYTHSANSFEGKCALFFYTTLSINNQEVDVWTLSHPMVQISHASQERVAEGSIFWVNYFSRQENTVECTGLTLALVHEFNKRVINRPMSDLNIKYIYENLLALAENEFITSQIFLKRVWKLNYSFWEWFYNLMKLLGPRAKNGGDDVTDTSVHAIWEAGLISGFISNEKAAGLLKDQQAGTFLIRFSDANLRAIQITKMTPNGVVDSHEVLHSDLRDQGLARCIYYIDGAEYLLSTFLEDVRNRDEALSPFISN; encoded by the exons ATGGATAAATTATCATTGAGGCACGATGAAATCCAAAAGTTTCTCTCTGATTGCCAACTTGACAATTTCGACAATCCACGTACGATGTTGATCAGTTATTCTAAACTGAACCTATTTAGCGAAGAAGTTCTCGATAGTTGGAATTCAAGTGGCCcaaattttaaaagttatCACTCTAGAACATTCAAGTTACTGCTTCAGCTTTTGAATACTTTACGTGACCAGGCTGCTCGAATACAAATCTGTTCACAGTTCATTAGAAAAGAGAAGTTTTACCTGATGAAATTAGTTTGTCATGTGGATGTATCGACGCAGATATTAAAGATAGGTAGCCCCATCAAAGCGACCTTTCGATGTCTCTATGTGGATGACGTAAATATTTCAGAACCCAATGTCCATTGCTGCGTTGTATCTG ACAAACAAATATCAATACTTCAGGGGCACTCTGATGCACCGGAAATTAATGGGAATTTGTGTGTAATTGGAACAGAAAAATTAAAGTATGAAGATGGCAAACGCTGTGCCACATTTAATGAGTTGACAATCGATAGAATACATCAGTTTTATACACATTCAGCAAATAGTTTTGAAGGAAAATGTGCTTTGTTCTTTTACACCACACTTTCGATCAACAATCAAGAAGTAGACGTTTGGACACTGTCCCATCCGATGGTTCAGATTTCACACGCCAGTCAAGAGCGGGTTGCTGAGGGTTCAATCTTTTGGGTAAATTACTTTTCAAGACAAGAGAATACAGTTGAATGCACGGGATTGACACTGGCTTTGGTTCACGAATTTAATAAGAGGGTGATTAATAGGCCGATGAGTGATTTGAATATTAAATACATTT ATGAAAATCTTCTAGCTTTAGCAGAAAATGAATTCATTACATcgcaaatttttttgaaaagagTTTGGAAACTAAATTATTCTTTTTGGGAATGGTTTTACAACCTTATGAAGTTATTGGGGCCCAGAGCAAAGAATGGTGGTGACGATGTCACAGATACCTCAGTACATGCTATATGGGAAGCTGGTCTCATTTCTGGATTCATTAGTAATGAAAAGGCTGCGGGTCTTCTTAAGGATCAACAAGCTGGTACTTTTTTAATTCGTTTCTCAGACGCAAACTTAC GCGCCATACAAATAACCAAAATGACGCCAAATGGAGTGGTGGATAGCCATGAAGTATTGCATTCAGATCTTAGAGATCAAGGCTTAGCCCGTTGCATCTACTATATAGATGGTGCAGAGTATTTGCTTTCCACATTTTTAGAGGATGTGAGAAATCGGGATGAAGCATTAAGTCCATTCATTAGTAACTAA